Proteins encoded together in one Halomicrobium urmianum window:
- a CDS encoding helix-turn-helix transcriptional regulator, whose amino-acid sequence MPADDAVQFLAGSSDRLALLTSLADGPASPSELASERSLSRRSVQRNLAAFVDRGWAETDGGTYDLTVTGALVAEKHAAYVADLERVDEFAPFFRHLPDRDHTPDPAWLADAELTVSTSEDPQAPVHRYVTRVEGLDTGRIQMLSPVLSRLFHDAHASLAIEGVHTDLVMPAAMVERARERNPIEFKGVVAVDVLTLYRHPEPFSVGLTLADDRLLMAAYDDEKQLQALVESANPAFHAWASALFDRYQESAERVRR is encoded by the coding sequence ATGCCCGCCGACGACGCCGTTCAGTTCCTCGCGGGTTCGTCGGACCGCCTGGCGCTGCTCACCAGCCTCGCCGACGGGCCGGCGTCGCCGAGCGAGCTCGCGTCGGAGCGCTCCCTCTCGCGTCGGAGCGTCCAGCGGAACCTCGCCGCGTTCGTCGACCGCGGCTGGGCGGAGACCGACGGCGGGACCTACGACCTGACGGTGACCGGCGCGCTCGTCGCCGAGAAACACGCCGCATACGTCGCCGACCTCGAACGCGTCGACGAGTTCGCCCCGTTCTTCCGGCACCTCCCCGACCGCGACCACACGCCGGACCCCGCCTGGCTCGCCGACGCCGAACTGACGGTCTCGACCAGCGAGGACCCGCAGGCACCCGTCCACCGATACGTCACTCGCGTCGAGGGGCTCGACACCGGCCGGATCCAAATGCTATCGCCGGTACTGAGCCGGCTCTTCCACGATGCACACGCCTCGCTGGCGATCGAGGGGGTACACACCGACCTGGTCATGCCGGCGGCGATGGTCGAGCGCGCCCGGGAGCGGAATCCCATCGAGTTCAAGGGCGTCGTCGCGGTCGACGTCCTCACGCTCTACCGGCACCCGGAGCCGTTCAGCGTCGGACTCACGCTGGCTGACGACCGGCTGTTGATGGCCGCCTACGACGACGAGAAGCAGTTGCAGGCGCTCGTCGAATCGGCGAATCCGGCGTTCCACGCGTGGGCGTCGGCGCTGTTCGACCGATATCAGGAGTCGGCGGAGCGGGTCAGGCGGTGA